Proteins found in one Streptomyces sp. NBC_00461 genomic segment:
- a CDS encoding metal-dependent hydrolase has protein sequence MMGPAHSLSGAAAWLGVGAAAAATGHAMPWPVLLVGALICAGAALAPDLDHKAATISRAFGPLSRGLCEIVDKLSYAVYKATRKQGDPRRAGGHRTLTHTWLWAVLLGAGTSVAAITGGRWAVLAILFVHMVLAIEGLLWRAARGSSSDILVWLLAATSAWILASVLDKPGNGSDWLFTQPGQAYLWLGLPIVLGAIVHDIGDALTVSGCPILWPIPVGRKRWYPIGPPKFMRFRAGSWVELKVLMPVFMLLGGVGCAAALNFI, from the coding sequence ATGATGGGACCAGCACACTCACTGTCGGGCGCCGCCGCCTGGCTCGGCGTCGGTGCGGCGGCCGCGGCGACCGGGCACGCCATGCCCTGGCCCGTCCTCCTGGTCGGTGCCCTGATCTGCGCCGGAGCCGCGCTCGCACCGGACCTGGACCACAAGGCGGCCACCATCTCGAGGGCCTTCGGTCCCCTCTCACGCGGGCTGTGCGAGATCGTCGACAAGCTCTCCTACGCCGTCTACAAGGCGACGAGGAAGCAGGGCGACCCGCGCCGCGCCGGCGGCCACCGCACGCTCACCCACACCTGGCTGTGGGCTGTCCTGCTCGGCGCGGGTACGTCGGTCGCCGCCATCACCGGTGGCCGCTGGGCGGTCCTCGCCATCCTCTTCGTCCACATGGTGCTGGCCATCGAGGGCCTGTTGTGGCGGGCGGCCCGGGGGTCCAGCAGCGACATCCTGGTCTGGCTGCTGGCCGCGACCAGCGCGTGGATCCTCGCGAGCGTCCTGGACAAGCCGGGCAACGGATCGGACTGGCTGTTCACGCAGCCCGGCCAGGCGTACCTGTGGCTGGGTCTGCCGATCGTGCTGGGCGCGATAGTGCACGACATCGGGGACGCGCTGACGGTCTCGGGGTGCCCGATCCTGTGGCCGATCCCGGTGGGCCGCAAGCGCTGGTACCCGATCGGTCCGCCGAAGTTCATGCGGTTCCGGGCGGGCAGCTGGGTCGAGCTCAAGGTGCTGATGCCGGTGTTCATGCTGCTCGGTGGAGTGGGCTGCGCGGCGGCGCTGAACTTCATATAG
- a CDS encoding carboxymuconolactone decarboxylase family protein: protein MTTDAVSTDATTTESRLPNPLKTVPEFGPVAEALFKAVGNGSVPQTTINLVHLRTGQLVGNTYLTVMHTGSLRRAGESEERITGVSSWHDAPYFTDAERAALALVEAVLTPNPHGERVSADLYAEVSRHYDEKALTTLAFAIGQGFFFIPLATIGRPLPGVAPTEQWRD from the coding sequence ATGACCACTGACGCAGTCAGCACGGACGCAACGACCACTGAGTCGCGCCTGCCCAACCCGCTCAAGACCGTCCCCGAGTTCGGGCCGGTCGCCGAAGCCCTTTTCAAGGCCGTCGGCAACGGTTCGGTCCCCCAGACCACGATCAACCTGGTCCATCTGCGGACCGGCCAGCTGGTCGGCAACACCTACCTGACCGTCATGCACACCGGCAGCCTGCGCCGGGCCGGCGAGTCCGAGGAGCGGATCACGGGGGTGTCGTCGTGGCACGACGCGCCCTACTTCACGGACGCCGAGCGTGCCGCACTGGCGCTGGTCGAGGCCGTGCTCACCCCGAACCCGCACGGCGAGCGCGTCTCCGCCGACCTGTACGCCGAGGTGTCCCGGCACTACGACGAGAAGGCTCTGACAACGCTGGCCTTCGCGATCGGCCAGGGTTTCTTCTTCATCCCCCTCGCCACCATCGGCAGGCCCCTTCCCGGGGTGGCTCCGACGGAGCAGTGGCGGGACTGA
- a CDS encoding type B 50S ribosomal protein L31, whose amino-acid sequence MQQDKQPDYHQVVFRDRAAGYAFLTRSTATSNQTIEWDDGETYPVVDVEISSESHPFYTGKARTVDTEGRIAQFERRYGGGAERGSTG is encoded by the coding sequence ATGCAGCAGGACAAGCAGCCCGACTACCACCAGGTGGTCTTCCGCGACCGCGCGGCAGGCTACGCCTTCCTGACCCGGTCCACCGCGACCAGCAACCAGACCATCGAGTGGGACGACGGCGAGACCTACCCGGTGGTGGACGTGGAGATCTCCTCCGAGAGCCACCCGTTCTACACCGGCAAGGCGCGGACGGTGGACACGGAGGGCCGCATCGCCCAGTTCGAGCGGCGCTACGGGGGCGGGGCCGAACGGGGTTCCACCGGCTGA
- a CDS encoding DUF5709 domain-containing protein, producing MNSADGWGDDVYQPNGSEIQEDSGLLDSEDSLVNDGVDDPLDRGWSPPDRPWAVERADVTAAERRHGETLDQRLAEELPDLVTPDDDGIGDCDGTDGELLDNEVGTARSGRLVAPDEGAHEDDESAMVATDVGIDGAAASAEEAAMHIVDEDALSG from the coding sequence GTGAACAGCGCCGACGGATGGGGAGACGACGTCTACCAGCCCAACGGATCCGAGATCCAGGAGGACTCCGGGCTGCTCGACTCGGAGGACTCCCTGGTCAACGATGGTGTCGACGACCCCCTCGACCGGGGCTGGTCCCCTCCGGACAGACCATGGGCGGTGGAGCGTGCCGATGTGACGGCGGCGGAACGACGGCACGGGGAGACGCTGGACCAGCGGCTCGCCGAGGAACTGCCGGACCTCGTGACGCCCGACGACGACGGCATCGGCGACTGCGACGGCACCGACGGCGAACTCCTGGACAACGAGGTCGGCACCGCCCGCTCCGGCCGTCTCGTGGCACCCGACGAGGGCGCGCACGAGGACGACGAGAGCGCCATGGTCGCCACGGACGTGGGCATCGACGGCGCGGCGGCGTCCGCCGAGGAGGCCGCGATGCACATCGTCGACGAGGACGCCCTGTCCGGCTGA